In bacterium 336/3, the following proteins share a genomic window:
- a CDS encoding cytochrome O ubiquinol oxidase: MEYLKKLIDFILHIDKYLQVIFQDYGVWIYGILFAIIFVETGLVVMPFLPGDSLLFATGALIKATNELNIWLMGTILFIAAVLGDTVNYFVGKKLGKAVFERESKWIKKEYLLRTQAFYDKHGGKAIIFARFVPIVRTFAPFVAGVGTMNYSKFLLYNVVGGFVWVWSFLWLGYFFAETEIVRKNFTLVIFGIIFLSIMPAVIEVIRHKMKKTA, translated from the coding sequence ATGGAATATCTAAAAAAACTCATTGATTTTATTTTACACATAGACAAATATTTACAAGTTATTTTTCAGGATTATGGAGTGTGGATTTATGGAATTTTATTTGCCATTATTTTTGTAGAAACAGGTTTGGTAGTGATGCCTTTTTTACCAGGGGACTCTTTACTATTTGCTACAGGAGCTTTAATTAAGGCAACCAATGAGTTAAATATCTGGCTAATGGGTACAATTTTATTTATTGCAGCAGTTTTGGGTGATACTGTTAATTATTTTGTTGGAAAAAAACTTGGAAAAGCAGTTTTTGAAAGAGAGAGTAAATGGATTAAAAAAGAATATTTACTTAGAACACAGGCATTTTATGATAAGCATGGCGGAAAAGCCATCATTTTTGCTCGTTTTGTGCCTATTGTACGTACTTTTGCTCCTTTTGTAGCAGGTGTGGGTACAATGAATTATAGTAAATTTTTGCTTTATAATGTTGTGGGTGGTTTTGTTTGGGTTTGGTCTTTTTTGTGGCTCGGTTATTTCTTTGCAGAAACCGAAATTGTAAGAAAAAACTTTACTTTGGTTATTTTTGGAATTATTTTCCTTTCTATCATGCCTGCTGTGATAGAGGTAATTAGACATAAAATGAAAAAAACAGCTTAA
- a CDS encoding DNA repair protein RecN, with product MLKNLSIQNYALIERLNLSPHQAFNVVTGETGAGKSIMLGAISLILGNRADKKVLFDEEEKCVVEAIFDISAYQMTHIFEEEELDYEQNTVIRREISANGKSRAFVNDTPVTLEILGKITQRLIDIHSQHDNLLLSAEDYQRYILDAYAQNQSYLEAYQEVFKNYQKHLKAYQNLLAEQANAQKEFDYNKFLLEELQKANLVAGEQESLEQELGILENAEELKAKLSEGLVSLQEGDFAVLVVLRNLNKILEKLSEYAPDYERLSERTETILEELKDVSQELESLYESTEYDPKRIEQIQVRLDEIERLQKKHRASSIAELLIIQADLEVKVQKVLNFDEELAKHRQQSEESFEIAKKQAVQLSEKRKAVVEYIEKELSSLFVELGMPNAILKIEVQQTEPTISGIDKVGFLFSANKGIAPQEIKNVASGGEFSRLMLAIKYILAGKTAMPTLVFDEIDTGISGEIALKMGKMIQEMSKNHQILTITHLPQIAAQGDKHYFVYKEDTHNRTFSRIKELSFSERVEEIAQMISGSKTSESALQSAKELLAN from the coding sequence ATGCTCAAAAATTTATCCATTCAGAATTATGCCCTGATAGAACGCCTCAATCTGTCACCTCATCAGGCTTTTAATGTTGTTACTGGCGAAACAGGTGCAGGTAAATCAATCATGTTAGGGGCAATTAGCCTTATACTTGGCAATCGGGCTGATAAGAAAGTATTGTTTGACGAAGAAGAAAAGTGTGTAGTAGAGGCAATATTTGACATATCTGCCTACCAAATGACCCATATTTTTGAGGAAGAAGAGCTTGATTATGAGCAAAATACAGTAATACGTAGAGAGATCTCTGCTAATGGAAAATCAAGAGCTTTTGTAAATGATACTCCCGTTACACTGGAGATATTAGGCAAAATTACACAACGCCTCATTGACATTCACTCACAACATGATAACTTGTTGCTTTCAGCAGAAGATTATCAGCGTTATATCTTGGACGCTTACGCACAAAATCAGAGCTATTTAGAGGCATATCAAGAGGTTTTTAAAAATTATCAGAAGCATTTAAAAGCATATCAAAATCTGCTTGCTGAACAGGCAAACGCTCAAAAAGAGTTTGATTATAATAAGTTTTTGCTTGAAGAACTCCAAAAAGCAAATTTGGTAGCAGGAGAGCAAGAAAGTCTTGAACAAGAATTAGGAATTTTAGAAAACGCTGAAGAACTCAAAGCAAAACTCTCTGAAGGGCTTGTAAGTCTCCAAGAAGGCGATTTTGCAGTATTAGTAGTACTTAGAAATCTCAATAAAATACTTGAAAAACTTTCGGAGTATGCACCTGATTATGAACGTCTTTCTGAAAGAACAGAAACAATTTTAGAAGAACTCAAAGATGTTTCACAAGAACTTGAAAGCCTTTATGAAAGCACAGAATACGACCCTAAAAGAATTGAACAAATTCAGGTTCGTTTAGACGAAATAGAACGTTTACAGAAAAAACATAGAGCAAGTTCAATAGCAGAATTACTTATAATACAGGCAGATTTAGAAGTAAAAGTTCAAAAAGTACTTAATTTTGATGAAGAACTCGCCAAACATCGCCAGCAAAGTGAAGAATCTTTTGAAATAGCCAAGAAACAAGCTGTTCAACTTTCTGAGAAACGTAAAGCAGTTGTTGAATATATAGAAAAAGAGTTGTCTTCTTTATTTGTGGAGCTGGGAATGCCCAATGCTATACTAAAAATTGAGGTACAACAAACAGAACCTACCATTTCGGGCATTGATAAAGTAGGCTTTTTATTTAGTGCCAACAAAGGTATTGCCCCTCAGGAAATTAAGAATGTGGCTTCTGGTGGCGAATTTTCAAGATTGATGCTTGCTATCAAATACATTTTGGCAGGAAAAACGGCTATGCCTACACTTGTTTTTGATGAAATAGACACAGGTATCTCTGGCGAAATAGCTCTTAAAATGGGTAAAATGATACAAGAAATGTCTAAAAATCATCAAATATTAACTATTACCCATTTACCACAAATTGCTGCACAAGGCGATAAACATTATTTTGTGTACAAAGAAGATACACATAACAGAACATTTAGTCGTATAAAAGAACTTTCGTTTTCAGAGCGAGTAGAAGAAATAGCTCAAATGATTAGTGGTAGCAAAACTTCTGAGTCAGCTTTACAAAGTGCTAAAGAGCTTTTAGCCAATTGA
- a CDS encoding metallophosphoesterase — MKILCISDTHGQHRKLNLPEADMIIHAGDMSGKGEAWQIREFFEWFSKLSYRYKICIAGNHDFMAEREPEEFLKLVPDNCIYLNDSGIEIENIKIWGSPISPAYHNWAFNKERGHEIAKHWDLIPPDTDILITHGPPLDVLDKTIWGKRVGCEDLKKKIEQIRPKIHIFGHIHEDYGILKIFDTTFINASSINIDYIPLHKPIIYELNDSIS, encoded by the coding sequence ATGAAAATTTTATGTATCTCTGACACACATGGGCAGCATAGAAAATTAAACCTTCCTGAAGCTGATATGATTATCCATGCAGGTGATATGAGTGGTAAAGGTGAGGCTTGGCAAATCAGAGAGTTTTTTGAATGGTTTTCAAAATTATCTTATCGTTATAAAATTTGTATTGCTGGTAACCACGATTTTATGGCAGAACGAGAACCAGAAGAATTTCTAAAACTTGTTCCTGATAACTGTATTTATCTCAATGATTCGGGAATAGAAATAGAGAACATAAAAATATGGGGTTCACCCATTAGTCCCGCGTATCACAATTGGGCTTTTAATAAAGAACGAGGTCATGAAATAGCTAAACATTGGGATTTAATTCCTCCTGATACTGATATTTTAATTACACATGGACCTCCTCTGGATGTTTTAGATAAAACCATTTGGGGCAAAAGAGTTGGTTGTGAAGATTTAAAAAAGAAAATTGAACAAATACGACCAAAAATTCATATTTTTGGGCATATTCATGAAGACTATGGTATACTAAAAATATTTGATACTACATTTATCAATGCCAGTAGTATCAATATTGACTATATACCTTTGCACAAACCCATTATCTACGAATTAAACGACTCTATTTCCTAA
- a CDS encoding aminotransferase, with amino-acid sequence MFVTSKLPEVKTTIFTIMSTLARKHQAINLSQGFPDFSPHPKLIEAATKAMLSGQNQYAPMQGLMNLREIIAQKAQELYNVYYNPEKEITITAGATQAIFTAIMAFIRPQDEVIMIEPVYDSYVPAVRLCGGMVKFCQMNPDDFSINWKDMSKLISNKTKAIIINSPHNPTGSTLKEKDLQELQKLVQGTDIIIISDEVYEHIIFDGEPHQSIALYPELAQRSIIVSSFGKTYHTTGWKVGYVLAPENLMIEFQKVHQYNVFSVNIASQVAFAEILKDKDLYLSLGQFYQEKRDYFKLLLKGSRFVLKNVSGTYFQLASYQNISEEKDTDFAVYLTEKVGVAPIPLSPFYSKQQDFKLLRFCFAKENETLEKAAEKLVKV; translated from the coding sequence ATGTTTGTTACCTCTAAATTGCCTGAAGTCAAAACTACCATTTTTACAATTATGAGTACTTTGGCAAGAAAGCACCAAGCCATTAATTTATCACAAGGTTTTCCAGATTTTTCTCCACACCCAAAGCTCATTGAAGCAGCCACCAAAGCCATGCTTTCAGGGCAAAATCAGTATGCTCCTATGCAAGGCTTGATGAATTTGAGAGAAATTATTGCACAAAAAGCACAAGAATTATACAATGTATATTACAATCCTGAAAAGGAAATTACCATTACAGCAGGAGCCACTCAAGCAATTTTTACAGCTATTATGGCTTTTATACGTCCTCAAGATGAGGTGATTATGATTGAACCTGTGTATGACAGTTATGTACCTGCTGTACGTTTGTGTGGTGGTATGGTGAAGTTTTGCCAAATGAACCCTGATGATTTTAGCATTAATTGGAAAGACATGAGCAAACTGATTTCCAACAAAACAAAGGCTATTATTATTAATTCGCCTCATAATCCCACAGGTAGTACTCTCAAAGAGAAAGATTTACAAGAATTACAAAAATTAGTACAAGGCACTGATATTATAATAATTAGTGATGAAGTGTATGAGCATATTATTTTTGATGGTGAGCCTCACCAAAGTATTGCTCTGTATCCTGAATTGGCTCAAAGAAGCATCATTGTCTCTTCTTTTGGTAAAACCTACCATACCACAGGCTGGAAAGTAGGTTATGTATTAGCTCCTGAAAATCTGATGATTGAGTTTCAGAAAGTTCATCAATACAATGTTTTTAGTGTCAATATTGCTTCACAAGTAGCTTTTGCAGAAATCCTAAAAGACAAGGACTTATATCTTTCTTTGGGACAGTTTTATCAAGAAAAAAGAGACTATTTTAAGCTTTTGCTGAAAGGTAGTCGATTTGTATTAAAGAACGTTTCAGGGACATATTTTCAGTTGGCTTCTTACCAAAATATTTCAGAAGAAAAAGACACTGATTTTGCTGTATATCTTACTGAAAAAGTAGGTGTTGCTCCTATTCCATTATCTCCATTTTATAGCAAACAGCAAGACTTTAAACTGCTTCGTTTTTGTTTTGCCAAAGAAAATGAAACGCTTGAGAAAGCAGCCGAAAAATTGGTTAAAGTTTAA
- a CDS encoding 50S ribosomal protein L35: protein MPKVKTNSGAKKRFRLTGTGKVKRKHAFKNHILTKKTTKQKRNLSNFAIVSDADMPRVKALLNL, encoded by the coding sequence ATGCCAAAAGTAAAAACCAACTCAGGTGCGAAGAAGCGTTTTCGCCTGACAGGAACAGGTAAAGTGAAGCGTAAACATGCTTTCAAAAACCACATCCTGACCAAAAAAACAACTAAGCAAAAAAGAAACTTGTCTAATTTCGCTATCGTTTCTGATGCGGATATGCCAAGAGTGAAAGCTTTGCTTAATCTATAA
- a CDS encoding 50S ribosomal protein L20, whose translation MPRSVNVVAARARRKKMMKFAKGFFGRRKNVWTVAKNAIEKAWHYAYRDRKQKKRDFRGLWIARINAGTRQYGLSYSKFMGLYHKAGLGLNRKALADLAMNHPDAFKAIVDKVKQAA comes from the coding sequence ATGCCACGTTCAGTAAATGTCGTTGCTGCAAGAGCAAGACGCAAAAAAATGATGAAGTTTGCTAAAGGTTTCTTTGGTAGACGTAAAAACGTATGGACAGTTGCTAAAAATGCTATTGAAAAAGCATGGCACTATGCATACCGTGATAGAAAGCAGAAGAAAAGAGATTTCAGAGGTCTATGGATTGCTCGTATCAATGCAGGTACGCGTCAATACGGTCTCTCTTATTCCAAATTTATGGGCTTGTACCATAAAGCAGGTTTAGGCTTGAACAGAAAAGCACTTGCTGATCTTGCAATGAACCACCCTGATGCTTTCAAAGCAATTGTGGACAAAGTAAAACAAGCAGCTTAA